In Gammaproteobacteria bacterium, one DNA window encodes the following:
- a CDS encoding NAD(P)(+) transhydrogenase (Re/Si-specific) subunit beta, which yields MTLTTDTLALTYLVAAALFIFGLKGLTHPSSARSGNWYAIAGMVIAVVATLLNPEVKNYTWIVVGVLGGAIIGTTLALKIKMTAMPQLVALLHSFVGLCATLVAIGTYLTHARNGELSKVLMSEIFVGAFIGAITFTGSLMAFGKLQALLPSNPVVFRGQHLLNLAIALVMFGLGVDFVAHHHFVSLIALCLVAAVLGVTLILPIGGADMPVVISMLNSYSGWAAAATGFTLSNHLLIVTGALVGFSGAILSYIMSKAMNRSIISIVLGGFGGDTGGESVAASAAGKGVKTAAVEDAVFLMANASKVLVVPGYGMAVAQAQHALKEVMEILIEKGVEVKFAIHPVAGRMPGHMNVLLAEADVSYDHVFEMEEINPEFTTADVALVVGANDVTNPAAKTDKSSPIYGMPILEVARAKHILFVNRSMKPGYAGVDNLLFYQDNCSLVFGDAKEVCEKLAAELRSAA from the coding sequence ATGACTCTCACCACCGACACGCTTGCGTTGACCTATCTTGTTGCCGCCGCGCTTTTTATCTTCGGACTCAAGGGACTGACCCATCCTTCATCAGCCCGTAGCGGTAACTGGTACGCCATCGCCGGCATGGTAATCGCCGTGGTCGCGACGCTGCTGAACCCGGAGGTGAAGAACTACACCTGGATCGTCGTTGGCGTGCTCGGCGGCGCCATCATCGGTACCACGCTCGCGCTGAAGATAAAGATGACGGCGATGCCGCAGCTGGTGGCACTGTTGCACAGCTTCGTCGGTCTATGCGCGACGCTCGTTGCCATCGGCACTTATCTAACGCATGCGCGTAACGGCGAGCTGTCGAAAGTTTTGATGAGCGAAATTTTCGTCGGTGCCTTTATCGGCGCCATCACCTTCACCGGCTCGTTGATGGCCTTCGGCAAGCTGCAGGCACTGTTGCCGAGTAATCCGGTAGTGTTCCGCGGCCAACACCTGCTCAATCTCGCGATCGCGCTAGTGATGTTCGGCCTCGGCGTTGATTTCGTCGCTCATCATCACTTTGTTTCGCTGATCGCGCTGTGCCTGGTCGCTGCCGTACTCGGCGTTACGCTGATCCTGCCCATCGGCGGCGCCGACATGCCGGTCGTGATCTCAATGCTGAACTCGTATTCCGGTTGGGCCGCCGCCGCCACCGGCTTCACGCTCAGCAACCATTTGCTGATCGTCACCGGCGCACTCGTCGGTTTCTCTGGCGCGATCCTGTCGTACATCATGTCGAAAGCGATGAACCGTTCGATTATCTCGATCGTCCTCGGTGGTTTCGGCGGCGACACCGGCGGTGAAAGCGTCGCTGCCTCGGCCGCCGGCAAAGGCGTAAAGACCGCCGCCGTCGAAGACGCCGTGTTCCTGATGGCCAATGCGTCCAAGGTCTTAGTCGTGCCCGGCTACGGCATGGCCGTCGCCCAAGCACAGCACGCGCTTAAAGAAGTGATGGAAATCCTGATAGAGAAGGGCGTCGAAGTGAAATTCGCCATCCATCCGGTCGCCGGCCGCATGCCCGGCCACATGAACGTGCTGCTCGCCGAAGCCGACGTCTCTTATGACCACGTGTTCGAAATGGAAGAGATCAACCCCGAGTTCACCACCGCCGACGTCGCCCTCGTCGTCGGCGCCAACGACGTCACCAACCCCGCCGCCAAAACCGACAAGTCGAGCCCGATCTACGGCATGCCAATCCTCGAAGTCGCCCGCGCCAAGCACATCCTGTTCGTCAACCGCTCGATGAAGCCGGGCTACGCCGGCGTCGACAATCTGTTGTTCTACCAGGACAACTGTTCGTTGGTGTTCGGCGATGCAAAGGAAGTGTGCGAAAAATTGGCGGCGGAATTGCGGTCGGCGGCATAA
- a CDS encoding SEL1-like repeat protein: MSVITSIRAGLSAAMLTALLMAPGFSFAAESGDCNAVQVSEADGKTCEPIADDVLPRGLAVTSKNISDLLQVAWESIWLQNGYPAYSYKWQEDIRVYFYGYSVDYYRPRALHHLQHVADVAGIRVVEVDASEKANVQVEFRNGVGRQYFDQHACATSGGKLQQQYIVGAKIELYANLVDYCMQHEAMHLLGINGHPYFKTVLSYYYNGQELTELDEYLLRVRYSSKLATGAYPFAAMRVHADYLLAAVPAGEEKLAAEKAVNVFFADIIKQMESFALANGSAPKVLYRSSKTTANGLWWGRTQMAYYLGTAYLDGDLVDIDQAKGLDFIHKAANRGASEAQYYLGTFYSSDENGNRDLAEAFKWYTLASESGLISAKKTVEVLAMTLTPDVLADGKNRRAKWVRSTSN, translated from the coding sequence GTGAGCGTTATTACGAGCATCCGTGCTGGTTTGTCAGCAGCAATGCTAACGGCGTTGTTGATGGCGCCCGGTTTTTCGTTTGCTGCCGAATCGGGCGATTGCAACGCCGTCCAAGTTTCAGAAGCTGACGGCAAAACATGCGAGCCGATTGCTGATGACGTACTCCCCCGCGGTCTAGCGGTAACGTCGAAAAACATTTCCGATCTGCTTCAAGTCGCCTGGGAAAGCATTTGGCTACAGAACGGCTATCCGGCCTATAGCTACAAGTGGCAGGAAGACATCCGGGTTTATTTTTATGGATACTCGGTGGATTACTATCGCCCACGTGCCTTGCATCATTTGCAGCATGTCGCCGATGTTGCCGGTATTCGTGTCGTTGAGGTAGATGCCAGCGAAAAGGCGAATGTGCAGGTCGAATTCCGCAACGGTGTGGGTCGGCAGTACTTCGACCAGCACGCTTGTGCCACCTCGGGTGGCAAACTGCAGCAACAATATATCGTCGGCGCCAAAATAGAGCTGTACGCCAACTTAGTCGATTACTGCATGCAGCACGAGGCAATGCATCTGCTTGGAATTAACGGGCACCCCTATTTCAAGACCGTGTTGAGCTACTACTACAACGGCCAGGAGTTGACCGAATTAGACGAGTATTTGTTGCGGGTGCGGTATTCGTCGAAGTTGGCGACGGGCGCTTATCCTTTTGCGGCGATGCGCGTTCATGCTGACTACCTGCTCGCCGCAGTTCCGGCGGGGGAAGAAAAATTGGCGGCCGAGAAAGCAGTGAATGTTTTTTTTGCCGACATCATCAAGCAAATGGAATCGTTCGCGTTGGCTAACGGATCCGCACCAAAAGTTCTGTATCGGTCATCGAAGACCACGGCTAATGGTCTGTGGTGGGGTCGAACCCAGATGGCCTACTATCTCGGCACCGCTTATCTGGACGGCGATCTTGTCGATATCGACCAGGCGAAGGGGCTCGATTTCATCCATAAAGCGGCGAATCGAGGTGCCTCTGAGGCGCAATATTATTTGGGAACCTTCTATTCCAGCGATGAAAATGGCAATCGCGATTTAGCGGAGGCCTTTAAATGGTACACACTGGCGTCGGAAAGTGGTTTGATTTCAGCAAAGAAGACTGTTGAAGTTTTAGCTATGACGTTAACGCCGGACGTGTTGGCAGACGGCAAGAACCGGCGGGCGAAGTGGGTTCGGAGTACGAGTAATTAG